A single Saccopteryx bilineata isolate mSacBil1 chromosome 7, mSacBil1_pri_phased_curated, whole genome shotgun sequence DNA region contains:
- the NDUFA4 gene encoding cytochrome c oxidase subunit NDUFA4, which translates to MLRQIIGQAKKHPSLIPLFVFIGAGGTGALLYVMRLAFFNPDVCWDRKNNPEPWNKLAPNEQYKFYSVNVDYSKLKKDRPDF; encoded by the exons ATGCTCCGCCAGATCATCGGTCAGGCCAAGAAGCATCCAAGC TTGATCCCTCTCTTTGTGTTTATTGGAGCCGGAGGTACTGGAGCACTGTTGTATGTCATGCGCCTGGCATTTTTTAATCCAGATGTCTG ttggGACAGAAAGAATAACCCAGAACCCTGGAACAAACTGGCTCCCAATGAGCAATACAAG ttctaCTCAGTGAATGTAGATTACAGCAAACTGAAGAAGGATCGTCCAGACTTCTAA